A window of Eucalyptus grandis isolate ANBG69807.140 chromosome 4, ASM1654582v1, whole genome shotgun sequence genomic DNA:
ACCCCTtactcaagctatttggcttCGAAATCTCATTAAAGAGTTAGGTGTATTTGATTTTGTAGATGGACTTGTACAATTGTGTTGTGACAAGAACTCTGTAGTGTTGACAATAGATATCTCAAATAGTCTAAGCATATGGAGGTCAAGTTTTTTACTATAAAGAAAACAATTTAAATTGTTGAGATTGTAGGATAACATAATTTCATAGATTATATTATTACAATTCACTAACTAAAAGCCATCGTCCTTATGTATTTGAGCATGAGCCTAAGAGCATCATTAGATGTTGTTGTTTAGTGGAAACTATTTCGCTTTTGCTCTAATGAAGTTTACATTTGTGTTTTGTTATGTATCAACTCTTTTACATTCAATAAAGTGTTTATGAATGTATTGTTGCCGTGTTAAGTACATatatctaatgaaaatctaAAGTTATTTTGTAAACATTAAGCAAAAGCTAGAGGCATTCAGTTATTAGCCTTAAGGATATGTCCTGTTATACACTTAAAAAAAAGGTTAACCATAAAGATAAGACATATATAAGTTCATTGAAACCATAAAGATATTATTTAGTGACACATCAGATTTTGTGACACTTGAGGAAAGAGAACGTTGATTAACAAACGGGATAATACAAAATGTATTACTCTCAATGAGATGTTATATTTACCACattaccatattgaatccatatcagtAAGTTAAAAACAATCGTGATCATGGAAgattctatatatatacatacagtTGCCATCATGATTcgatatttgaaattttataagatcgaattgactattaagaataaTCTTTAGATCAACATAAAGGTGCGCACACACAATAGAGTATCAATAATTATAGCCCAAATGAGAGAATGTACGAGTTTTTCTAATGTGagataaattaattgatattataatttatcatcatacGAGGTTGATCTAATAAGGTAAGATATAAAGATTCTTAATAAGTCTAATTTTGGACTAGTTTACTTGGCTAGTGATGAGATGATCCATGactgaaaactctataaatagtgttcAAGTGTCTTCTTTAACATAAATGGCACACACAACCTAGCATAAGGAGAGAGTGAGGGTAGTCTCATTGAAGCTAGTGTTAAGgggggcaatagaggagaaggctTGAGACTAGAGAGGACCATAGGTGCGCAAATCACTTCATCTCCTTTATTATGCTCTAAAATCGTAGCCATGGTTGGGTTTTGATATCAAGGCTTACATATACTCTTCTCTAAGGAGCGCTTTACATCCAGAGAATTAGCACATTCTTCGCAGAGAGCCACCAAAGATTTGTgggaaaaacaataaataataacGAGGCGAGGTCGAAGATTGAGCTAGTCTTGAATGAGAGCATCAAGGACAGGGCGAAGCGACTGAAAGGCCAGATAATAAGTCTTCTCTGTGGGGTGTATTGAATCCCAGAACACGTATTTGGATGCATCTGGGCACACATACGAATCGGGGTTGCACAGGAACGATGTTTCCAGTAGCCCACTCCCACAGCATCCTTTGTGAGCTTCATCATATCCTGCATGGTTTTAAatccaaaattcaagaaaagagagatctGATCAAATGAGAAAGAGGGTAAGATCAAGGGACTCACCATAAATCGGGAATCTCTGAATCATGTCGTTCGGAAGGTTATATGTATCTGCATAATAGATTCTGGAACCTTGACTTGCCAAGCTGCTTTGCATGGAGGCCAACTCCATCTGGAGGAGTACGTTGTAGTCTCTTGCCACCGATGAGAATCGGTCCATGCAACCTCTCTGCAGGAGGGCGTTGTTCGAGTTGAGGGTGATCATGATTGGCAAGCAACCCATTGGAGCCAATCCCGCCACTAATATCCTTCTCGCTCCTTCCTCCCACAAACCCTGAattaaggaaattaaaaagctataaaaagcaaaaaaaaaaaaaaaaatagaggcaCGTCAAAAATAATTGCACAATCGACCTTCAAAACTTGAACTATCTAAACTAAATCGATTATGGCTGAAACCTTTCGGCTGGTACAATCGATTTAAATCCTGaactttttttcataaaatgcaattaagcTCTGTCCATTATGTACATGACGGCCTTAGTAGTTGCGCTTTCAATATGGATTTGGGACTTCTAGCTGCTCTTCTGGTAAAGGTTGAGGACTTCGCTTACACTATTTGAAACACTTTAGAATATAATTATCATTGTTTTGTGACTTAAGATTACATTGCACGCGATTGAAAAGGTCTATGAGTTTAACAACATTTCTTTTAAGTTAGGTTTAGGACCTTCCCTCTGTGGGTCAGTGAATTCTTAGGCTGATGGGACCCAGAGCACGTTGACTAGTGACGACTAGTCTCAACCATACTACCAACTAATAGACGCACCTATCCAATTGCGGATAATCTTTCCCAACCACCTCCCTTCAGTGCCCCAACCACAAATTGAAGATGGAGAGTTTACATGAGCTTTCTAAGAGAAAACCAACAATTTATACCATCAAATTCCAAAATATTCGAATAGGCTTTCAATCCAGTCATTTTGATGTCTGGCCAATCCCAATCTCAATCGCCAGCTTATGTGGACACTAAAAAACATTGTGGTAGACATAAGGGCGACTGTGGTACATATTTAATATAGatcactcaatttcaaataactTTAATTTCTGGTCACTTAACATTTAATACTTACTCACCTATTCAATATAAGTCACTTAACTTTAAGTTTTGCTTTCAAGCATTATCTATATTATGTCATATAGGATCGTCTTTGACTGACTGAAATTAATGAAGTTGAAATGGAAGCAGGGTAATTAGATGCAGGTTCAAAGAGAACGATATACCTTAATGAGGTCTTTCAAATGTTGCAACACGAATTGCTGGTACGCGGCGATGGTGAAGCTCCGCCGCCGGATGGGGAGGGTGAAGTAATTGACGACGAAATCGTTGGTGCCAGCGCTCAAGAGGAAGACGGCATTGTTGATGTGGTCCGTTGTGCTTTGCTTCCCCATCCTCGACATGAGCCGCTTCTTGTACTCCTTAAAATACTCCAGTTGCTTTGGTAATGACAACACATTCTgcaaatttttcaaacaaaaacGTAGTCTTTAATACACAATTGCGCTAatgaaatatgaaaagaaaaaaatttaggtgccCATTTGCAGTCTATGGCTCGTGCATTTTCTGATGCGCACGAGCCAGGGACAGCTTTTCTTCTCATTTACAAGCCACTCGCCaggggagggtcggcctcgtGCCGACACCGACAACCTTGCGCAATAAAGTCATCGTTGAAACCAACTATGGTCGATGCCTCGACAGCGACATTTATTGCTTATGATTGAGAATTTTGCTCTCTATGGATATGTTTAAAGATCTTGTTCTCTTAAGGCAAAAATAGAAGGAAACttagagagacagagagagatacACTAATCTTCGGTGTCAGAGGGTCGTATCCAGAACCAGCAGAGGCAAAGCTCACACCAGTCTTCAAATCCTCAAAGCTAAGGTTTGGTGCAAAATACGCTGGCACGTCGTCCTTAACTCCGACATACGATGCTgcataaattcagaaaatcatTACAATGAATAAAGCGCTCTTTTAAAGATTCATGCAGCTTAGCTAAATGTGATTCCTGATATCTTGCAGTTTGCGTGCGTGAGAGAGGCAGAGCGACATGGGCAACACCATCATtcgcacaaaagaaaaaaaaaaaaaatctattgctcACCCATGAAATCGCTCACAAGCCGGCCGTTCGAGAATCTCCCAGTCGGCACCCGGTTGGTAAAATCCCTGCCATAAGGCGGGAAATTGCTCTTGAACACCGTATTCAAGTGATTGTTGTTCCCCGGGTCGACCGTGGAGTCCCCGAAGACAAGAAAAGCCGAGGCCCTGTTGTTCAAGGCCTGAGTGCTCTTCGAGGAGAGAGCTTGATGGGCAGGTAGGGATAGAAAGAGAACGAGGGCTCTCCAGAAGAAGCGTTGGGCATTGCATGAACGATCCATCTTCATCTTTGGTCGTGGAAGTAATCGAGAGAACAAGGGGTTGCCGCGAGCTGGGACTCCGTCTTTATAGCTGCACTCGGGAGGGTGGGTTCCTGCATGAGTTTGGACACGACGTGGCAAGGATTGAAGAAGTGGGTCAGCTTACAAGAGGAAATTTGCGGTGACTGGTGAGCTCACAAAAGGAAATTTGCGGTGACTTAGGCATGGTTGGTTGTCTCTTTCTTTGCGTTGTGGTGGGTTCGCTATGGTTTGGAAATTACTACGTTTCTATTTTTGCCTTGTTAAGTCTTTATATGTCTCCCAACTACCTTAGTACTGTAGCGGAGGCATACTCATCGCTAGGTAAAGAAGATGTGCTGTTTCAAGAAGCATGAGTTGTGCTAGTTATTGGAGCAAGGGTTTGCCGTTTTAACATTTCTCGTCTCACGCGCGGAGAATGTCTTCGTAAAATGAGTGTGGTAGTCGTATATTAAAGATTCAAAATAGAAGAcattaaataaatagaatttGATTTAGCTGGGCTTTGATATAAAGAATTTCTACTAAAGAAAGCTCAAGCTAATCGATGATGATAGTAGGTGCATGGACATTAGACCCTTATAAACTCCATGTTTAAGTTTATCTAAATGATACCTGCATGTGTACACTTAGTTTGGTTTCAACTAAATTTCTCATACTCTAGCCAAGACCCTCGATTTTTATCTCTAAACGCCTTCAAGAAAGTTGTTTAACTCAAGCAGATCTTTGGTAAAATTTGTCGAATTGGGGTCACCAATACAACGCACGAGAATGCAAGCTTCACAGTCAACAATGTGGGTGAATTTAAATGTTCGCACCTTGTATACCTAAGGAGCTTCCATCATTTCGCAACTTAACCATTCATTCTTTTACATCAACCAATTGTATCTAGCCTCGTTATAAAAACGACGACTCAATGATATTGCGGATGGTATCATAGATATTCCATGTATACCTGATCCTAGTCCTTGCACACACATTCATTCCTCCGTTTCGGATCATCACAGGTCTCTCTAAATGTTCTTCTTCGGACAAATCGCAATTCCCAACATTTCTTTGGACTGTTTCCTTCTCTCGTGAAAAGAGCCTCTCGTCTTCTTCGCCCGTCTGCGTGTTTACCTTCTATTTCCACGTAACCCCTGAAACTCTTGGCAGCTTGCATGAACGGTCCATCGTCTTCATCTTTGATTACAGACTGGACTTACCAGAAAGAAGAAGCCAACTCTCTCTGTCTCCAGCCTTCTACGCCTCCAATTCAGCATCGTATAATATAACGTTAACTCTACCTCTGAAGAAGAAGGTCCAATTTCATATTCCCTGTCGTATCAACTCGCCTCCAGAATCCCTACGTCGCAGCTTCACACGTAGATGTAAGTTCACATTCATCCGACACGTGAACGTCAGAATGGCTTCCCTAGACTACAGatagttaatttaattttgtattttatacTTTGGTTTTATTCCATGTGAGAATATATACGTGTATAATATATGGTCCTTACAAACTGCGACTGGCAGGTGAGCGTAGTCCAAACCTGTTAAAATTCATATTTAGGTGCGTCTTGCTACTCTAAATCAATAATAACCCATTATTCCAACTTTACCTAAAATATGTACAACCTAACCCACTAAATGTGAATTAAAAAACGGGTCTTTGACCCCTTTTGACACCTCTTAGGCAAGCATACATGCAGTCTGTATTTACAATGATATAATTATGGACACCTAAATGCATCCCATTGAATTGGTAGCTCTAACATGAGATTTAACCAAGTTTTAAcatataatttaccaaattttcaattagatCTAGAGCACATGGAACCAGCCAATGTGATTGCTTTTCGTGCACATAACCCCCGAGATTTCATCTTGTGAATTTGATACGTGAAGCAATGCGCGATGCCTTCTTAAGGTTACGTTTGTAAGAATTGAGGAGGCTTGAATGAGATTGCGATTTCGGTCTCTTTGTTCATGTCTTGTTTGGCAACAGTACGGTGGCAAAAACGAATCCCCTCCCAGATACTGCCTTCGGGGGACCCAATATTGAATGGACATGTAGGGACAATCATTAATTGTCATCCTCCTCCaagttttgggaaaaaataaatacattgaatttcctaaaccttttacatgaTTAAATCCTAGTAATTTCATTCTATAGAAGTACAATcgatgtaaaatatttttcatacaaGCAATCATAAAAATCGAAAAcatctatatatattataaagtCTTGTTAAGGTGGCAGTCGCCATCATTCCTGTTGGCGACAACACTACTGTAAACATTAATTTTGGgggaagtacaaaaaaaaatcataaacctattgcacttctACCacttcagttttaaactttacaattatattaattgagtcataaatattttgataatgtgacaattcagttttaaacattttttttcaatttaattctttCAACTAGTTTTGGTAGGAAATTGTTGAAATGAATGTTGACTATCCGACATGACACAACTAAcgttgacataaataattttattaataatttttcttttcttttttttatttttcctttttcctccaaCAATTGCTGAGGTCAAAGGACTGGCCATAAGTGAAGGCCCACCTCGCTGACTTCGAGCAAGGCTCACCCTTGTTGGGATCTAGCGAGGTGAAGCCTCACTAGCCTCAACTTGGAGCAAGGCTCATTCTTGCCGAACTTGGCAAGATGGAGCCTTGCTTGAGGCCAGCAAAGTCATCCTCATCAACCCTCTCCCATGGCCTATTGTTAAAGCATgccaacaaggaagaagaaaatataaaagaaaaaaattatatataaatatttaaacattgattttttttattaaaaaaaattgtctatgcCAATGTTAGTGGTATCATATAGAATAACCGATGTCcatataaataatttcaagtctaaattggctaaaatgactaaattggtgaATTATCAAAAGGCTTAAAACTTAATTGGCATAGTTATAAGGTTTAAGATCAAATTGACATAAGTGTAAtgggtttaaaacttttttaataattttcccctAATTTTGCTGTAGCTTCTTGATaagtgattttcatttttccctggAGCACAATTGTTATTCTTGACAATAAAGTAGAAAACCCTATACTCAAAGAAAGCACTTTTCTGagttattaatctatcaaa
This region includes:
- the LOC104440967 gene encoding GDSL esterase/lipase At5g45960 isoform X2, encoding MKMDRSCNAQRFFWRALVLFLSLPAHQALSSKSTQALNNRASAFLVFGDSTVDPGNNNHLNTVFKSNFPPYGRDFTNRVPTGRFSNGRLVSDFMASYVGVKDDVPAYFAPNLSFEDLKTGVSFASAGSGYDPLTPKISNVLSLPKQLEYFKEYKKRLMSRMGKQSTTDHINNAVFLLSAGTNDFVVNYFTLPIRRRSFTIAAYQQFVLQHLKDLIKLFNFLNSGFVGGRSEKDISGGIGSNGLLANHDHPQLEQRPPAERLHGPILIGGKRLQRTPPDGVGLHAKQLGKSRFQNLLCRYI
- the LOC104440967 gene encoding GDSL esterase/lipase At5g45960 isoform X1, giving the protein MKMDRSCNAQRFFWRALVLFLSLPAHQALSSKSTQALNNRASAFLVFGDSTVDPGNNNHLNTVFKSNFPPYGRDFTNRVPTGRFSNGRLVSDFMASYVGVKDDVPAYFAPNLSFEDLKTGVSFASAGSGYDPLTPKISNVLSLPKQLEYFKEYKKRLMSRMGKQSTTDHINNAVFLLSAGTNDFVVNYFTLPIRRRSFTIAAYQQFVLQHLKDLIKGLWEEGARRILVAGLAPMGCLPIMITLNSNNALLQRGCMDRFSSVARDYNVLLQMELASMQSSLASQGSRIYYADTYNLPNDMIQRFPIYGYDEAHKGCCGSGLLETSFLCNPDSYVCPDASKYVFWDSIHPTEKTYYLAFQSLRPVLDALIQD